A single genomic interval of Lathyrus oleraceus cultivar Zhongwan6 chromosome 7, CAAS_Psat_ZW6_1.0, whole genome shotgun sequence harbors:
- the LOC127108134 gene encoding probable NAD(P)H dehydrogenase (quinone) FQR1-like 1: MATTKVYIVFYSTYGHVEKLAEEIKKGAASVEGVEAKLWQVPETLPEDVLGKMGAPPKSDVPIITPNELTEADGLLLGFPTRFGMMASQFKAFLDATGGLWRTQALAGKPAGIFYSTGSQGGGQETTPLTSITQLVHHGMIFVPIGYTFGAGMFEMENVKGGSPYGAGTYAGDGSRQPTDLELAQAFHQGKYFAGIAKKLKGSQ, encoded by the exons ATGGCTACCACTAAAGTTTACATTGT TTTCTACTCTACATACGGACATGTCGAGAAGCTAGCCGAAGAGATTAAAAAAGGGGCGGCTTCTGTCGAAGGAGTAGAAGCAAAACTATGGCAG GTACCTGAAACACTACCAGAGGATGTCCTTGGGAAGATGGGAGCACCTCCAAAGAGTGATGTGCCGATTATTACACCGAATGAGCTAACTGAGGCGGATGGTTTGTTGCTTGGTTTCCCGACCAGATTTGGAATGATGGCTTCTCAATTTAAAGCATTCCTAGATGCAACTGGAGGCCTATGGCGCACACAGGCACTTGCAGGAAAACCTGCAGGAATCTTTTACAGCACTGGCTCTCAAGGAGGTGGCCAAGAGACTACCCC GTTGACATCCATTACCCAGCTTGTTCACCACGGAATGATTTTTGTGCCAATTGGTTACACGTTCGGTGCTGGGATGTTCGAGATGGAGAATGTGAAAGGTGGCTCCCCATACGGCGCAGGTACCTACGCAGGGGACGGCTCGAGACAGCCTACCGATTTAGAATTGGCTCAAGCATTCCATCAGGGGAAGTACTTTGCTGGCATTGCAAAGAAGCTCAAAGGATCTCAGTGA